One genomic window of Phycisphaerales bacterium includes the following:
- a CDS encoding GC-type dockerin domain-anchored protein, with translation MRVTRYSSLGTTRNPSRRTAGTVLAVAALTALGSTALADDLLVPSQYPTIQAALDAVTAGDTVVLAPGVYSGAGNEALQMPGVAFTLRGETGDPADVVIEGPSDPYIRVIHAMDFGAGASGTRLEDLTVTEFSGVNGGAIRVNGADLWFDNCVFSGNTTGNMGCFSSGYGGAFYTTGGELRFTDCVIRNNSAYDEVCSGHGGRGTGGGIYARGSGLVFERCLIEDNRAGGYSGGNGAAIGASESTVTLIDSTVRGNSLGGTGSGGGVAASRVISINTDFINNSASGRESTGRGGAISAGDVTIVGGRFVGNAAGNDSYGASGGAISARIVDITNAVFANNRVASYAGEPLWGAAISVRDGGTLTGVTFANNAGATGDADGEAVYAEAGDLALRNCVVDNGDWLGVDTATVTATWSCIVGGYPGAGNIDADPMLDAEYRPVAGSPVIDAGNTTLLPADAFDLDGDGDLSEPIPFDAAGLARAVDDPATPDTGVGSPVVDMGAYEVQVACRADFDGDGALTIFDFLAFQNAFDAGDLAADFDGDGSLTLFDFLAFQNEFAAGCD, from the coding sequence ATGCGCGTTACTCGTTACTCGAGCCTTGGCACCACACGCAACCCCAGTCGCCGCACGGCCGGCACCGTACTCGCCGTCGCGGCGCTGACCGCGCTGGGCAGCACCGCGCTCGCCGATGACCTGCTGGTCCCCAGCCAGTACCCCACCATCCAGGCCGCGCTCGACGCGGTCACCGCCGGCGACACGGTCGTGCTCGCGCCGGGCGTCTACTCGGGCGCGGGAAACGAGGCGTTGCAGATGCCCGGCGTCGCCTTCACGCTGCGCGGCGAGACCGGCGACCCGGCCGACGTGGTCATCGAGGGCCCGTCCGATCCGTACATCCGCGTTATCCATGCGATGGACTTCGGGGCGGGCGCTTCGGGCACGCGGCTCGAAGACCTGACGGTCACGGAGTTCAGCGGGGTCAACGGCGGCGCCATCCGCGTCAACGGCGCCGACCTCTGGTTTGACAACTGCGTCTTCTCCGGCAATACCACCGGAAACATGGGCTGCTTCTCGAGCGGCTACGGCGGCGCGTTCTATACCACCGGCGGCGAATTGCGATTTACCGACTGCGTGATCCGAAACAACTCTGCCTACGACGAGGTGTGCAGCGGCCACGGCGGCCGGGGCACGGGCGGCGGCATCTACGCGCGCGGCAGCGGCCTCGTGTTCGAGCGTTGCCTGATCGAGGACAATCGCGCGGGCGGCTACAGCGGCGGCAACGGCGCGGCCATCGGCGCCTCGGAGTCGACGGTGACCCTCATCGACAGCACGGTGCGCGGCAACAGCCTGGGCGGCACGGGCAGCGGCGGCGGCGTGGCGGCCAGCCGCGTCATCTCCATCAACACGGACTTCATCAACAACAGCGCCTCGGGCCGCGAGAGCACCGGCCGCGGCGGCGCGATCTCGGCCGGCGACGTCACCATCGTCGGCGGCCGCTTCGTCGGCAATGCAGCAGGGAACGACTCGTACGGCGCGAGCGGCGGCGCGATCAGCGCCCGGATCGTCGACATCACCAACGCCGTCTTCGCCAACAACCGCGTGGCCTCGTATGCCGGCGAGCCACTCTGGGGCGCCGCGATCTCCGTGCGCGATGGCGGCACGCTGACCGGCGTGACGTTCGCGAACAACGCCGGCGCGACCGGCGATGCGGACGGCGAGGCCGTGTACGCCGAGGCGGGCGACCTGGCCCTTCGCAATTGCGTGGTCGACAACGGCGACTGGCTGGGCGTGGACACGGCCACCGTCACCGCCACTTGGTCGTGCATCGTCGGCGGCTACCCGGGCGCGGGCAACATCGACGCCGACCCGATGCTCGACGCCGAGTACCGGCCCGTGGCCGGCTCGCCGGTGATCGACGCGGGCAACACGACGCTGCTGCCCGCCGACGCGTTCGACCTCGACGGCGACGGAGACCTGAGCGAGCCGATCCCCTTCGACGCCGCCGGCCTGGCGCGTGCGGTCGACGATCCGGCCACGCCCGATACGGGCGTCGGCTCGCCGGTGGTCGACATGGGGGCCTACGAAGTCCAGGTCGCCTGCCGGGCCGACTTCGACGGCGACGGCGCGCTGACCATCTTCGACTTCCTCGCCTTCCAGAACGCGTTCGACGCGGGCGATCTGGCGGCCGACTTCGACGGCGACGGCTCGCTCACGCTGTTCGACTTCCTGGCGTTCCAGAACGAGTTCGCGGCGGGCTGTGATTAG
- the recR gene encoding recombination mediator RecR, with protein MPQDAPKDAGPTRRPTGPKRPAPTPYPQSVQRAIDELAALPGIGRRTAERLAFYLLKGPPDAAKSLAQAIAEMRTRSQPCPICGNLADEPPCRVCRAAMPGPDGNTSHGSANRDASLVLVVEQPRDLFAIEASGAFAGVYHVLMGRLSPLEGVGPGDLNIADLLARVDDPTRNAGGVRIAEVVLGLNPTLEGDATGLFLAEELEKRGVRVSRLARGLPSGGQIDWASKAVLEDAIEGRRGF; from the coding sequence ATGCCACAGGATGCGCCCAAGGACGCAGGACCAACCCGCAGGCCCACCGGCCCCAAGCGGCCCGCGCCCACGCCCTACCCCCAGAGCGTGCAGCGGGCCATCGACGAGCTGGCCGCCCTGCCGGGCATCGGCCGCCGCACCGCCGAGCGGCTTGCGTTCTATCTGCTCAAGGGCCCGCCCGACGCGGCCAAGAGCCTCGCCCAGGCCATCGCCGAGATGCGGACGAGGTCGCAGCCCTGCCCCATCTGCGGAAACCTCGCCGACGAGCCGCCGTGCCGCGTGTGCCGGGCGGCGATGCCGGGGCCAGACGGAAACACGAGCCACGGGAGCGCGAACAGAGACGCCTCGCTCGTCCTGGTCGTCGAGCAGCCGCGCGACCTGTTCGCCATCGAGGCCAGCGGCGCCTTCGCGGGCGTCTACCACGTGCTCATGGGCCGGCTGAGCCCGCTCGAGGGCGTCGGCCCGGGCGACCTGAACATCGCCGACCTGCTCGCCCGCGTCGACGACCCAACGCGCAACGCCGGCGGCGTGCGCATCGCCGAGGTCGTGCTGGGCCTGAACCCGACGCTCGAGGGCGACGCGACGGGCCTGTTCCTCGCCGAAGAGCTCGAGAAGCGCGGCGTCCGCGTCAGCCGCCTGGCGCGCGGCCTGCCCTCGGGCGGCCAGATCGACTGGGCGAGCAAGGCGGTGCTCGAGGACGCGATCGAGGGGCGGCGGGGGTTCTAA
- a CDS encoding tyrosine-protein phosphatase, with amino-acid sequence MTETPAEEAPAPTKKKRRRGKIALVLGWIVLLAGVVWYVDEGHELFWPKRWGVVQEGAIYRSGEPRPIATARPVKAHGIRTIIDLGAHTPGTDEELAAQETAEELGITRYRFGLIGDATGDPNDYVAALRLINDPANQPVWVHCAAGSERTGMLIALHRVIVDGWDVDRAYDETHAYDHDDNEYLRKMLDRWLPDIERAYRTGEIIAYDQAADGLGGAGRMETNGGRTGPFEARPAATPEPEPESEPEPEGG; translated from the coding sequence ATGACCGAGACCCCCGCAGAAGAGGCCCCGGCGCCCACCAAGAAGAAGCGACGGCGCGGCAAGATCGCGCTCGTGCTCGGGTGGATCGTGCTGCTGGCCGGCGTCGTCTGGTACGTCGACGAGGGGCACGAGCTCTTCTGGCCCAAGCGCTGGGGCGTCGTCCAAGAAGGCGCGATCTACCGCAGCGGCGAGCCGCGGCCGATCGCCACGGCCCGGCCCGTCAAGGCCCACGGCATCCGCACCATCATCGACCTGGGCGCCCACACGCCGGGCACCGACGAAGAACTCGCCGCCCAAGAGACCGCCGAGGAATTGGGCATCACGCGCTACCGCTTCGGCCTGATCGGCGACGCGACGGGCGACCCCAACGACTACGTCGCGGCGCTGCGGCTCATCAACGACCCGGCGAACCAGCCGGTGTGGGTGCACTGCGCCGCGGGCAGCGAGCGCACGGGCATGCTCATCGCCCTGCACCGCGTCATCGTGGACGGCTGGGACGTCGACCGCGCCTACGACGAGACCCACGCGTACGACCACGACGACAACGAGTACCTCCGCAAGATGCTCGACCGCTGGCTGCCCGACATCGAGCGTGCCTACCGCACGGGCGAGATCATCGCGTACGACCAGGCCGCCGACGGCCTCGGCGGGGCCGGGCGGATGGAGACCAACGGCGGGCGGACCGGGCCGTTCGAGGCGCGCCCGGCCGCGACGCCCGAGCCCGAGCCCGAATCAGAGCCCGAGCCAGAGGGAGGCTGA
- a CDS encoding menaquinone biosynthesis protein, giving the protein MDPIRVACVQYLNTAPLVEGLEKLEGLTLIPAVPADIAPMVRAGEADVGLASVVDAVGDPELAILPAGMIGCDGPTLTVRLFSTGPLEHVQTVAADADSHTSVALTRVLLAERFGVTPDVIPFDAKERVPLGGKTIEQDRLAQDGEGWPACLLLIGDKVVTHSPPAVRYPHQLDLGEAWRELTGLPFVYAAWQCRADALRDDAGRRRMALASAMLDRQRRHNQTRLDWLIQQWAPRARWPVDLAQRYIGELLRYDLGAREREAVLKFFELCARHDIIESEAPTFAELPRPEAVPGNA; this is encoded by the coding sequence ATGGACCCCATCCGCGTCGCCTGCGTGCAGTACCTCAACACGGCGCCCCTGGTCGAGGGCCTCGAGAAGCTCGAGGGGCTCACGCTCATCCCCGCCGTGCCGGCCGACATCGCCCCGATGGTGCGCGCGGGCGAGGCGGACGTGGGGCTAGCCTCGGTCGTCGACGCGGTGGGCGACCCCGAACTGGCCATCCTGCCGGCGGGCATGATCGGCTGCGATGGGCCGACGCTGACGGTCCGGCTGTTTTCGACCGGCCCGCTGGAGCACGTGCAGACCGTCGCCGCCGACGCCGACAGCCACACGTCGGTCGCGCTCACCCGCGTGCTGCTGGCCGAGCGCTTCGGCGTGACGCCCGACGTGATCCCCTTCGACGCGAAGGAGCGCGTGCCGCTCGGGGGCAAGACCATTGAGCAAGACCGGCTCGCTCAGGATGGAGAGGGCTGGCCCGCGTGCCTGCTGCTCATCGGCGACAAGGTCGTCACGCACAGCCCGCCGGCCGTGCGCTACCCCCACCAGCTCGACCTGGGCGAGGCGTGGCGCGAGCTGACGGGGTTGCCGTTCGTGTACGCGGCGTGGCAGTGCCGGGCCGACGCGCTGCGGGACGACGCCGGCCGGCGACGCATGGCCCTGGCCAGCGCCATGCTCGACCGCCAGCGGCGGCACAACCAGACGCGGCTCGACTGGCTCATCCAGCAGTGGGCTCCCAGGGCTCGCTGGCCGGTCGACCTGGCCCAGCGATACATCGGCGAGCTGCTGCGGTACGACCTGGGCGCGCGAGAGCGCGAGGCCGTCCTGAAGTTCTTCGAGCTCTGCGCTCGGCACGACATCATCGAGAGCGAGGCTCCGACCTTCGCCGAGCTGCCGCGGCCCGAGGCCGTCCCCGGGAACGCCTAG
- the gatB gene encoding Asp-tRNA(Asn)/Glu-tRNA(Gln) amidotransferase subunit GatB: MTTTAPEMTAQQRASAEITDVRLVVGLEVHVELATHSKMFTRARNPTSAAARSAEPNTLIDPVVLALPGALPTPNAHAIELSIAVGLALGCSIAQVTRFDRKSYFYADLPKAYQISQYDQPLCFEGRVDVPAFNDRGEVDLDAPRTPIRVTRAHLEEDAGKLLHEAPGGRAIDHSIVDLNRAGTPLLEIVTEPDFTNASQVEAFCRWLRHTVRLMGASEGVLQEGHVRFEPNINCVLTLAGGQTVTTPIVEVKNLNSFRAVVGAIEYEHRTQPERWREDGRVMGPGAKATYGWDDANQRTIVQREKEDAHDYRYFPDPDLPPVRIASDMLDRARTLAAEPWLTHLERLTRDLGLPIADASIILNDAPTGALFDRALESLRTNGHDASKSAKPLANAITQKLASLANERGCAPGELEISAAQLADLISLRLAGDVSSNGLDELLEAMATEPTDADARTLAEQRGLLIVQDASAIDAWCQAATDAHPQAAEEVRGGKQQAIGRLIGHAMQEAKGAGDPKAIRARLLEMLA; encoded by the coding sequence ATGACCACGACCGCGCCCGAGATGACCGCCCAGCAGCGCGCCAGCGCCGAGATCACCGACGTCCGGCTCGTCGTCGGGCTCGAGGTCCACGTCGAGCTGGCGACGCACAGCAAGATGTTCACGCGGGCCCGCAACCCGACGTCGGCAGCGGCCCGCAGCGCCGAACCCAACACGCTGATCGACCCGGTCGTGCTCGCGCTGCCCGGCGCCCTGCCGACGCCCAACGCCCACGCCATCGAGCTGTCGATCGCCGTCGGCCTGGCCCTGGGTTGTTCCATCGCCCAGGTCACACGGTTCGACCGCAAGAGCTACTTCTACGCGGACCTGCCCAAGGCCTACCAAATCAGCCAGTACGACCAGCCGCTGTGCTTCGAGGGCCGCGTCGACGTGCCGGCGTTCAACGATCGCGGCGAGGTCGACCTCGATGCGCCGCGCACGCCAATCCGCGTAACGCGTGCCCACCTCGAGGAAGACGCCGGCAAGCTGCTGCACGAGGCGCCGGGCGGCCGCGCCATCGACCATTCCATCGTCGACCTCAACCGCGCCGGCACGCCGCTGCTCGAGATCGTGACCGAGCCCGACTTCACCAACGCGTCGCAGGTCGAGGCCTTCTGCCGATGGCTGCGACACACGGTCCGGCTCATGGGCGCGAGCGAGGGCGTGCTGCAAGAGGGCCACGTCCGCTTCGAGCCCAATATTAACTGCGTGCTCACGCTCGCCGGCGGGCAGACGGTGACGACGCCCATCGTCGAGGTCAAGAACCTCAACAGCTTCCGGGCCGTTGTCGGCGCCATCGAGTACGAGCATCGCACGCAGCCGGAGCGCTGGCGCGAGGACGGACGCGTCATGGGTCCCGGCGCCAAGGCCACCTATGGCTGGGACGACGCGAACCAGCGGACGATCGTGCAGCGCGAGAAGGAAGACGCCCACGACTACCGCTACTTCCCCGACCCCGATCTACCGCCCGTGCGCATCGCCAGCGACATGCTCGACCGTGCCCGCACGCTCGCGGCCGAGCCCTGGCTCACGCACCTCGAGCGACTCACGAGAGATCTCGGCCTGCCGATCGCCGACGCCTCGATCATCCTGAACGACGCCCCGACCGGCGCGCTCTTCGATCGCGCGCTCGAGTCCCTGCGCACAAACGGCCACGACGCGAGCAAGTCAGCCAAGCCCCTGGCCAACGCCATCACGCAGAAGCTTGCGAGCCTCGCAAACGAGCGCGGCTGCGCGCCGGGCGAGCTCGAGATCTCCGCCGCGCAGCTCGCCGACCTCATCAGCCTGCGCCTGGCCGGGGACGTCAGCAGCAACGGACTGGACGAGCTGCTCGAGGCGATGGCGACCGAGCCGACCGACGCCGATGCACGAACGCTCGCCGAGCAGCGCGGCTTGCTCATCGTGCAGGACGCCAGCGCGATCGACGCCTGGTGCCAGGCAGCCACCGACGCCCATCCGCAGGCGGCCGAAGAGGTCCGCGGCGGCAAGCAGCAGGCCATCGGCCGCCTCATCGGCCACGCGATGCAAGAGGCCAAGGGTGCCGGAGACCCGAAGGCCATCCGCGCCCGCCTGCTCGAGATGCTCGCGTAG
- a CDS encoding type II secretion system protein, translated as MSTPLGTISIQRIGEPTRRGRARRGFSMLELLITMSIVAVLLGLLIPSLRYVRYAANGAVCATNLRQIGIGWRQYVDDHQAMPFRENADWKYGGASFFGADRRAVLASDRPMNGYVMTESEQDSDRLAYLFRSPLDRGYRWTERSGRPVSQDVFPQPTVFERFGTSYRANPLLLDRRLLDPEMPAGPIAEHEIQTMPSRMLLIAVPQWQIVVDREWRVEASWHPEPDTGNVLFLDGSVRHTNFEDGLGTAYETVPYPVKGPRPRIGTPPIPWIY; from the coding sequence ATGAGCACGCCTTTGGGCACGATTTCAATCCAGCGGATCGGCGAGCCGACGCGACGCGGGCGAGCGCGTCGCGGGTTCTCGATGCTCGAGTTGCTCATCACTATGAGCATCGTCGCCGTGCTCCTGGGCCTGCTGATCCCGTCGCTGCGGTACGTCCGGTATGCCGCCAACGGCGCAGTGTGCGCGACCAACCTGAGGCAGATTGGCATCGGCTGGCGTCAATACGTCGATGACCACCAGGCCATGCCCTTCCGGGAGAACGCCGACTGGAAGTACGGCGGGGCGTCGTTCTTCGGCGCCGATCGCCGGGCCGTGCTGGCGAGCGATCGCCCGATGAACGGCTACGTCATGACCGAGAGCGAGCAGGACTCGGACCGCCTGGCGTACCTCTTCCGGTCGCCGCTCGACCGCGGCTACCGCTGGACCGAACGCTCGGGCAGGCCCGTCTCGCAAGACGTCTTCCCGCAGCCGACCGTCTTCGAGCGGTTCGGCACGAGCTACCGGGCCAATCCGCTGTTGCTCGACCGGCGCTTGCTCGATCCCGAGATGCCCGCGGGTCCGATCGCCGAGCACGAGATCCAGACCATGCCCTCGCGGATGCTGCTGATCGCCGTGCCGCAGTGGCAGATCGTGGTCGACCGCGAGTGGCGCGTGGAGGCCTCGTGGCACCCCGAGCCCGACACGGGCAACGTGCTCTTCCTCGATGGGTCGGTGCGGCACACCAACTTCGAGGACGGCCTCGGCACGGCCTACGAGACCGTGCCCTATCCGGTGAAGGGCCCGCGGCCGCGCATCGGCACGCCGCCGATTCCCTGGATCTACTAG
- a CDS encoding LptF/LptG family permease: MRLLDRTIAKQYFVNVTLLLLILGSFIVVVDASLNLHRYVRYAGEHDDLFSKSLATISVIWSLWWPRLLQLFNFTLGFVLVAGLGFTAAQLVARRELVAVLASGISLWRAMAPVLVVALGFMLLGVANQELVLPRIVGVLLADDPRVSREDAKIGVTNLPTTPDASGRLFFASVFDPDAGEMRGLKVWERDEVGVPTRLISAERATWDGSAWLLEGGVAQPVGVGGAPQAIDRIETEMDPSALAVRRFAGLGQHLSFATLGRMLGQDESLTPELKRRLQRDRWGRVGSWVAMALSLIIALPFFVTREPRNMGVQAAKCAPIVLAALVLSALGVSAPIAGMPGWLSVFLPAMLLAPAAAAAATSVQT; encoded by the coding sequence GTGCGGCTGCTCGATCGAACCATCGCCAAGCAGTACTTCGTGAACGTCACGCTGCTGCTGCTCATCCTGGGCAGCTTCATCGTCGTCGTCGATGCATCGCTCAACTTGCACCGATACGTCCGCTATGCGGGCGAGCACGATGACCTGTTTTCGAAGTCGCTGGCGACCATCTCGGTCATCTGGAGCCTGTGGTGGCCCCGCCTGCTGCAGCTGTTCAATTTCACGCTTGGCTTCGTGCTGGTGGCGGGGCTGGGGTTCACGGCCGCGCAGCTCGTCGCGAGGCGCGAGCTGGTCGCCGTCCTGGCCAGCGGCATCAGCCTGTGGCGTGCGATGGCGCCGGTGCTGGTCGTGGCGCTGGGCTTCATGCTGCTGGGCGTGGCGAACCAGGAGCTCGTGCTGCCGCGCATCGTGGGCGTCCTGCTGGCCGACGATCCGCGCGTGAGCCGGGAGGACGCCAAGATCGGTGTGACCAACCTGCCGACGACGCCCGATGCCTCCGGCCGGCTGTTCTTTGCGAGCGTCTTCGACCCCGATGCGGGCGAGATGCGGGGGCTCAAGGTGTGGGAACGCGACGAGGTAGGCGTGCCGACTCGCCTGATCTCCGCCGAGCGGGCGACCTGGGACGGATCGGCCTGGCTGCTCGAAGGCGGCGTGGCCCAGCCCGTTGGGGTCGGCGGCGCGCCCCAGGCAATCGACCGCATCGAGACCGAGATGGACCCGAGCGCGCTGGCCGTGCGACGGTTCGCGGGGCTGGGCCAGCACCTCAGCTTCGCCACGCTGGGCCGCATGCTGGGCCAGGACGAGAGCCTGACGCCCGAGCTGAAGCGTCGCCTGCAGCGCGACCGGTGGGGGCGCGTGGGCTCGTGGGTGGCCATGGCGCTGTCGCTCATCATCGCGCTGCCGTTCTTCGTGACCCGTGAGCCACGAAACATGGGCGTGCAGGCGGCCAAGTGTGCTCCGATCGTGCTGGCGGCCCTCGTCCTGTCGGCTCTTGGCGTTTCTGCGCCGATCGCTGGCATGCCCGGCTGGCTGAGCGTCTTCCTGCCCGCCATGCTCCTGGCGCCGGCGGCGGCCGCGGCGGCGACGAGCGTCCAGACCTGA
- a CDS encoding LptF/LptG family permease: MRVSWTLIGHISLELWRHVLLITAVLVLVTAFGASVQHYAKGQLTAFDTLKFMGLAAVPMLAYAIPFSGALAGTLAYHRMAQERELMAAQAGGMSLLALLAPAIVTGVVLTATLGVLSEQVIPRFLQRMGEVASGQAAGLISRTIERGEAVQVEGFLLYADQVFTPEVDQPGVQAHLVLLGAHLVKLDPEGAMASWGAAERADLFVMKPREITEADLVGPDEPPGAPGERVSEVIYRVRDAVGDAGRLADGKVGEFQDTLFMPGGAGDRPKFLTWGEMRSAYQNPDPLGPIDAARRDLAFHLALRMIIERTVNELRGGGAVQVIGADDSTLVLRAGGIDWDEQAKAWRLKPRGSQPIVVERYRPERGGTRSFDRFEIEAATIEANLTGDPANRGMELMLLGENVRTAVAQTPDAESRVGGVREEMTLGPLKVEGDPVAQTLAMSSEELFVAVEAHNERWGSEDPFLTPPTNDLRKRIAKTRKEILGTHQERLALSAAAFVLAIAGAVAAIRFQEAPPLSAYLAAFLPALAMILVVSTGQEMVEDYGPIALPMLWGGPVVLAGLVAWTSVGIARRKG; encoded by the coding sequence GTGCGCGTGTCGTGGACCCTGATCGGGCATATCTCCCTCGAGCTGTGGCGGCACGTGCTGCTGATCACGGCGGTGCTGGTGCTGGTGACGGCCTTCGGCGCGTCGGTACAGCACTACGCCAAGGGCCAGCTCACCGCCTTCGACACGCTCAAGTTCATGGGCCTGGCGGCGGTGCCGATGCTGGCCTATGCCATCCCGTTTTCGGGGGCGCTGGCTGGTACGCTGGCGTACCACCGCATGGCCCAGGAGCGCGAGCTCATGGCCGCCCAAGCCGGCGGTATGAGCCTGCTGGCGCTCCTCGCGCCGGCGATCGTGACCGGCGTCGTGTTGACGGCGACCCTGGGCGTGCTCAGCGAGCAGGTGATCCCGAGGTTCTTGCAGCGGATGGGCGAGGTTGCTTCGGGGCAGGCCGCCGGGCTCATCAGCCGGACGATCGAGCGCGGCGAGGCCGTCCAGGTCGAGGGTTTCCTGCTCTACGCCGACCAGGTATTCACGCCCGAGGTCGACCAGCCCGGCGTGCAGGCCCACCTCGTGCTGCTCGGGGCTCACCTGGTCAAGCTCGACCCCGAGGGCGCGATGGCAAGCTGGGGCGCGGCCGAGCGGGCCGACCTGTTCGTCATGAAGCCGCGCGAGATCACCGAGGCCGACCTCGTCGGCCCTGACGAACCTCCGGGCGCCCCCGGCGAGCGCGTGAGCGAGGTCATCTACCGTGTGCGAGATGCGGTGGGCGACGCCGGCAGGCTGGCCGACGGCAAGGTCGGCGAGTTCCAGGACACGCTCTTCATGCCGGGTGGCGCGGGCGATCGGCCAAAGTTCCTCACCTGGGGCGAGATGCGCAGCGCGTACCAGAACCCCGACCCGCTCGGCCCGATCGATGCCGCGCGGCGCGACCTCGCCTTCCACCTTGCCCTGCGGATGATCATCGAGCGCACCGTCAACGAGCTGCGCGGTGGCGGGGCGGTGCAGGTCATCGGGGCCGACGACTCCACGCTGGTGCTCCGCGCCGGCGGCATCGATTGGGACGAGCAGGCCAAGGCTTGGCGGCTGAAGCCGCGAGGCTCGCAGCCCATCGTGGTCGAGCGGTACCGCCCGGAGCGGGGCGGAACGCGCTCGTTCGACCGCTTCGAGATCGAAGCCGCCACAATCGAGGCGAACCTGACCGGCGACCCAGCCAACCGGGGCATGGAACTCATGCTGCTGGGCGAGAACGTGCGAACGGCGGTCGCCCAGACGCCCGACGCCGAGTCTCGCGTGGGCGGGGTGCGGGAAGAGATGACGCTAGGTCCGTTGAAGGTCGAGGGCGATCCGGTGGCCCAGACTCTCGCGATGTCGAGCGAGGAACTCTTCGTCGCCGTCGAGGCGCACAACGAGCGTTGGGGCAGCGAGGATCCGTTCCTGACGCCGCCGACCAACGACCTGCGCAAGCGCATCGCCAAGACGCGCAAGGAGATCTTGGGCACGCATCAGGAGCGGCTGGCGCTGAGCGCGGCGGCCTTCGTGCTGGCAATCGCCGGCGCCGTCGCGGCAATCCGTTTCCAGGAAGCGCCGCCGCTCTCGGCCTACCTCGCGGCGTTCCTGCCGGCGCTGGCGATGATCCTGGTCGTCTCGACGGGCCAGGAGATGGTCGAGGACTACGGCCCGATTGCGCTGCCCATGCTGTGGGGCGGGCCGGTGGTGCTGGCGGGGCTGGTCGCGTGGACGTCGGTGGGCATCGCGAGGCGGAAGGGCTAA
- a CDS encoding glycosyltransferase family A protein, whose protein sequence is MPDEAGHAPPMTSVVIPCFNHGRFVAEAVRSCLDQAGSSIEVIVVDDGSDDGSTPAACDALTGPGVRVLHQPNAGLPAARNAGAKLAKGRFLVFLDADDWIERTFTATLGTLLDDNPEASHAYCQERLTDLGNDVVWRVPAWDPILLMVTNLHPVTCLIRRDRFEAAGGFDESMTDGYEDWDLWLRFASRGWHGVRCRQPLFNWRRHSQQTMIDDAVTRHEALYHRLLENHRAFFEAHAVDVAARANALLRRSDAHWIDETGLPIELQYLHAVRDAYHGSGAIALARRVDGLVPGALRRLARRFVARRSNTMDHPASQPRNKKPGA, encoded by the coding sequence ATGCCCGACGAGGCCGGCCACGCCCCGCCGATGACGAGCGTCGTCATTCCTTGCTTTAACCACGGCCGCTTCGTTGCCGAGGCGGTTCGCTCGTGCCTCGACCAGGCCGGCAGCAGCATCGAAGTCATCGTCGTCGACGACGGCTCGGACGACGGCTCGACGCCCGCGGCCTGCGACGCCCTTACGGGCCCGGGCGTGCGCGTCCTGCACCAGCCCAACGCCGGGCTGCCCGCGGCGAGGAACGCCGGGGCCAAGCTCGCAAAGGGCCGGTTCCTCGTATTCCTCGACGCCGACGACTGGATCGAGCGTACCTTCACCGCGACGCTCGGCACGCTGCTCGACGACAACCCCGAGGCCAGCCACGCCTATTGCCAGGAACGCCTGACCGACCTGGGCAACGACGTCGTCTGGCGGGTGCCGGCGTGGGACCCCATCCTCCTGATGGTTACCAACCTGCACCCGGTGACCTGCCTGATCCGCCGCGACCGCTTCGAGGCCGCCGGCGGCTTCGACGAGTCAATGACCGACGGCTACGAGGACTGGGACCTCTGGCTGCGGTTCGCCTCGCGCGGCTGGCACGGCGTGCGCTGCCGTCAGCCGCTCTTCAATTGGCGTCGCCATAGCCAGCAGACCATGATCGACGACGCCGTCACGCGGCACGAAGCGCTCTACCACCGGCTCCTTGAGAACCACCGGGCGTTCTTCGAGGCCCACGCCGTCGACGTCGCCGCCCGCGCCAACGCGCTGCTCCGCCGATCGGACGCCCACTGGATCGACGAGACGGGCCTGCCGATCGAACTGCAATACCTCCACGCCGTGCGCGATGCATATCACGGCTCGGGCGCCATAGCCCTAGCGCGTCGCGTTGATGGGCTGGTTCCCGGCGCTCTGCGCCGCCTCGCTCGCCGCTTCGTCGCCCGTCGCTCGAACACGATGGACCATCCGGCCTCGCAGCCACGAAACAAAAAACCGGGAGCGTAA